A single window of Colletotrichum destructivum chromosome 9, complete sequence DNA harbors:
- a CDS encoding Putative glycoside hydrolase, family 28, pectin lyase/virulence factor gives MVSTLLALGALAASVIAAPLDARASCTFTDAAAAIKGKASCTAIILKDIVVPAGTTLDLTGLKSGTHVTFQGKTTFGYKEWEGPLISFSGTNILIDGASGHSIDCEGQRWWDGKGGNGGKTKPKFFYAHSLKQSTIKNLNALNTPVQAFSINSVTDLSVLSVTLDNSLGDTKGGHNTDAFDVGSSTGVYISGAVVKNQDDCLAINSGTNITFTGGSCSGGHGLSIGSVGGRSNNVVKDIVISNSKISNSDNGVRIKTVYGATGSVSNVQYTGITLSNIAKYGVVIEQDYENGSPTGKPTAGVPITGLTLSKVTGTVASSGTNVYILCASGACSNWKWSGVSVTGGKKSTKCSGIPSGGAAC, from the exons aTGGTTTCTacccttctcgccctcggcgccctggccgcctccgtcatcgccgcgCCTCTTGATGCCCGCGCCAGCTGCACCTTcaccgatgccgccgccgccatcaagggcaaggccagCTGCACTGCCATCATCCTCAAGGACATTGTCGTTCCCGCCGGCACCACCCTTGACCTGACCGGTCTCAAGTCCGGCACTCAC GTCACCTTCCAGGGCAAGACCACCTTCGGCTACAAGGAGTGGGAGGGCCCcctcatctccttctccggcACCAACATCCTCATTGACGGCGCCTCCGGCCACTCCATCGACTGCGAGGGCCAGCGCTGGTGGGACGGCAAGGgaggcaacggcggcaagaccAAGCCCAAGTTCTTCTACGCCCACAGCCTGAAGCAGTCCACCATCAAGAACCTCAACGCCCTCAACACCCCGGTCCAAGCCTTCTCCATCAACAGCGTCACCGACCTCAGCGTCCTCAGCGTCACTCTCGACAACTCCCTCGGCGACACCAAGGGCGGCCACAACACCGACGCCTTCGACGTCGGCTCCTCCACCGGCGTCTACATCtcgggcgccgtcgtcaagaacCAGGACGACTGCCTCGCCATCAACTCGGGCACCAACATCACCTTCACCGGCGGCAGCTGCTCtggcggccacggcctgtccatcggctccgtcggcggccgcagcaacaacgtcgtcaaggacattGTCATCTCCAACTCCAAGATCTCCAACTCGGACAACGGCGTCCGCATCAAGACCGTCTACGGCGCCACCGGCTCCGTCTCCAACGTCCAGTACACCGGCATCACCCTGTCCAACATCGCCAAGtacggcgtcgtcatcgagcAGGACTACGAGAACGGCTCCCCCACCGGCAAGCCCACCGCCGGCGTCCCCATCACCGGCCTCACCCTCAGCAAGGtcaccggcaccgtcgcctcctccggcacCAACGTCTACATCCTCTGCGCCTCCGGTGCCTGCAGCAACTGGAAGTGGAGCGGCGTCAGTGTCACCGGTGGCAAGAAGTCCACCAAGTGCTCCGGCATCcccagcggcggcgctgcttgCTAA
- a CDS encoding Putative auxiliary Activity family 9 translates to MQIAACILGLAALVAGHGYVDNATIGGTYYQFYQPYADPWTNPAPQRISRPIQGNGPVESVTLADLQCGGYTAGGISGSQPAPLHAPAAAGSTVTLRWTLWPDSHVGPVITYMARCPDSGCNNWQPGTSAVWFKIKEAGRTGTSNTWASSALMVPNSGYQYTIPSCLRPGYYLVRHETIALHASWAYPGAQFYPGCHQLQVSGSGTKNGSPLVAFPGAYKATDPGVTYDAFKATPYTIPGPAVFTC, encoded by the exons ATGCAGATCGCTGCTTGCATTCTGGGCCTGGCGGCTCTTGTCGCTGGTCACGGGTACGTCGATAACGCCACCATCGGCGGAACCTACTACCAG TTCTACCAG CCCTACGCGGACCCTTGGACCAACCCGGCC CCCCAACGCATCTCGCGCCCCATCCAGGGCAACGGCCCCGTCGAGAGCGTCACTCTGGCCGACCTGCAATGCGGAGGATACACCGCCGGCGGTATCTCCGGCTCCCAGCCCGCGCCGCTCCacgccccggccgccgccggatcGACCGTCACGCTCCGCTGGACCCTGTGGCCCGACTCACACGTCGGCCCCGTCATCACCTACATGGCGCGGTGCCCCGACTCTGGCTGCAACAACTGGCAACCCGGTACCTC GGCGGTCTGGTTCAAGATCAAGGAAGCTGGACGCACGGGAACCTCCAACACTTGGGCTTCT AGCGCCCTCATGGTTCCCAACTCTGGTTACCAATACACCATCCCGTCTTGCCTGAGGCCCGGCTACTACCTTGTCCGCCACGAGACGATCGCGCTCCACGCCTCCTGGGCCTACCCGGGAGCCCAGTTCTACCCGGGCTGCCATCAGCTGCAGGTTTCCGGCTCCGGCACCAAGAACGGCTCGCCGTTGGTGGCATTCCCCGGCGCATACAAGGCGACCGACCCCGGCGTCACCTACGATGCTTTCAAGG CAACCCCGTACACCATTCCGGGTCCCGCTGTCTTCACCTGCTAG
- a CDS encoding Putative PA domain, peptidase M28, PA domain superfamily has protein sequence MKTTYLSAAAAALALASTTLATDLLTADKIEADIKTVELERILWNLNKIGRDNGGTRAFGTPGYKASVDFVLERAQTRFAKQMNTWLQPFNHTFEQTNAISVTGPDGVDVIVLSAEYNTATPLPGGITAPLVDTPVDDENGSGCLPEAFEGIDATGKLALVKRGVCAISDKIKNAKAAGALGVILYNQVPGNEIIKPTLGAENIGLLVPLGIITLETGEAWSAALAAGDEVTVTLIVDSIFEERETWNVISETKEGDPDKVIMLGAHLDSVLEGPGINDDGSGTAALLQLMGSVKKYSGFPHKIRFAWWAAEEAGLVGSYYYTENLSSEEADKIKYYFNYDMIASPNPIYELASYNNSGIGPKLLADYLEANGKVVSDAEFDGRSDYAGFVELGIPTASIFTGEGENDPCYHLACDDIDNINWEALTLNTKAAGRALATLANSLEGVPPRADTTPALRGRAGVLQQFRRWKKLAEHSRHGKTCSHNDVNKIY, from the exons atgaagacgacTTACctttccgccgccgccgccgccttggcgcTGGCTTCGACCACCCTGGCCACCGATCTTCTCACTGCCGACAAGATCGAAGCCGACATCAAGACCGTCGA GCTTGAGCGCATTCTCTGGAACCTGAACAAGATCGGCcgcgacaacggcggcacTCGCGCCTTCGGCACGCCGGGATACAAGGCCTCGGTCGACTTCGTCCTGGAGCGCGCCCAGACGCGTTTCGCCAAGCAGATGAACACCTGGCTCCAGCCTTTCAACCACACCTTTGAGCAGACCAACGCCATCTCCGTCACGGGCCCCGACGGCGTGgacgtcatcgtcctcagcGCCGAGTACAACACCGCCACCCCTCTGCCGGGCGGAATCACCGCGCCCCTCGTCGACacccccgtcgacgacgagaacggctCCGGGTGCCTGCCCGAGGCGTTCGAGGGGATCGACGCCACCGGCAAGCTTGCCCTCGTCAAGCGCGGCGTGTGCGCCATCTCTGACAAGATCAAGAACGCAAAGGCTGCTGGCGCCCTCGGTGTGATTCTGTACAACCAGGTCCCCGGTAACGAGATCATCAAGCCCAcgctcggcgccgagaacaTCGGCCTCCTCGTTCCCCTGGGCATCATCACGctcgagacgggcgaggccTGGAGCGCCGCCCTTGCtgcgggcgacgaggtcacCGTGACGCTCATCGTCGACTCCATCTTTGAGGAGCGCGAGACGTGGAACGTCATttccgagaccaaggagggTGACCCGGACAAGGTCATCATGCTCGGGGCTCATCTTGACAGTGTGCTTGAGGGTCCTGgcatcaacgacgacggctccgGCACTGCCGCCCTGCTCCAGCTGATGGGATCCGTCAAGAAGTACAGCGGGTTCCCCCACAAGATCCGTTTCGCGTGGTGGGCGGCCGAAGAGGCCGGCTTGGTCGGCTCGTACTACTACACCGAGAACCTCAGCTCGGAGGAGGCCGACAAGATTAAGTACTACTTCAACTACGACATGATCGCGTCGCCCAACCCCATCTACGAGCTCGCCTCGTACAACAACAGCGGCATCGGGCCCAAGCTCCTGGCCGACTacctcgaggccaacggcAAGGTTGTCTCGGACGCCGAATTCGACGGCCGTTCCGACTacgccggcttcgtcgagctcggcatccCGACGGCATCCATCTTcaccggcgagggcgagaacGACCCCTGCTACCACTTGGCCTgcgacgacatcgacaacATCAACTGGGAGGCGCTTACCCTCAACAccaaggcggccggccgTGCCCTTGCCACGCTCGCCAACTCGCTCGAGGGCGTCCCTCCCCGTGCCGACACCACGCCGGCCCTCCGCGGCCGCGCCGGTGTGCTGCAGCAGTTCCGCCGGTGGAAGAAGCTGGCGGAGCACTCGCGCCACGGCAAGACGTGCTCGCACAACGACGTGAACAAGATCTACTAA
- a CDS encoding Putative sterol reductase — protein MKGNPEIQGKNHACFAFAFPHQPPHFTRRESVVSNAQITLTQETRTLSLPQSLGHTNSQVAAMAPQKKKQHNYEFGGPPGATAIIFGLPVLLWAFFFVCNDKTGCPAPSTLSPRTLTLERLKAETPWPADGIWGFCSWEVMGWTLAYYLLSLVLYRVLPAQELVGTKLLQSGKALKYRFNAFGASVVQLAALAVGTYLHGADFVVWTFISDNYLQLLTANIIIAYVITIYVYVASFGVKPGNPDLRELAVGGNTGSLIYDLYIGRELNPRVTLPLFGEVDIKAWLEMRPGLTGWVILNLAFCAKQYRSFGYLSDSIIFTTAVQAYYVLEGQYMEAGLLTMMDITTDGLGFMLTFGDIAWVPFLYSTQTRYLSVFPVQLGWAGVAGVSAVFATGLYIFRASNNQKKVFRTQPDHPSVRDMPFIQTKRGTRLLTGGWWGVSRHINYFGDWLQASPFSLPTGIAGYQILTAGSAVSGAVTMLDGREVVQGAARGWGMIFTYFYVVYFATLLIHREGRDDAACAEKYGEDWVKYKKVVRWRILPGIY, from the exons ATGAAAGGTAATCCGGAAATTCAGGGGAAGAACCACGCGTGCTTCGCTTTCGCTTTTCCACACCAACCACCGCACTTCACTCGCAGGGAATCCGTTGTTTCAAACGCCCAAATCACTTTGACTCAAGAGACTAGAACTCTTAGTCTTCCCCAATCACTTGGTCATACGAATAGTCAAGTAGCAGCCATGGCTccccagaagaagaagcagcacAACTACGAGTTTGGCGGCCC CCCCGGCGCCACGGCTATCATCTTCGGGCTTCCCGTGCTCCTGTGGGCCTTTTTCTTCGTCTGCAACGACAAGACCGGCTGCCCGGCCCCGTCCACCCTGAGCCCTCGCACCTTGACCTTGGAGAggctcaaggccgagacgCCATggcccgccgacggcatctGGGGTTTCTGTAGCTGGGAGGTCATGGGCTGGACTCTGGCCTATTACCTACTCAGCCTGGTGCTCTACCGCGTCCTCCCCGCCCAGGAGCTGGTCGGCACGAAGTTGCTTCAGTCTGGCAAGGCCTTGAAGTATCGCTTTAATG CCTTTGGCGCATCCGtcgtccagctcgccgccctggccgtcgGCACCTACCTCCACGGCGCCGACTTCGTCGTCTGGACCTTCATCTCGGACAACTACCTGCAGCTGCTGACggccaacatcatcatcgcctaCGTCATCACCATCTACGTCTACGTCGCCAGCTTCGGCGTGAAGCCGGGCAACCCGGACCTCCGtgagctcgccgtcggcggcaacacCGGCAGCCTGATCTACGACCTGTACATCGGCCGCGAGCTGAACCCCCGCGTCACCCTGCCGCTCTTTGGCGAGGTTGACATTAAGGCCTGGCTTGAGATGCGGCCCGGCCTGACTGGCTGGGTCATTCTCAACCTCGCCTTCTGCGCCAAGCAGTACCGCTCCTTTGGCTACCTCTCCGACAGCATCATCttcaccaccgccgtccaGGCCTACTACGTCCTCGAGGGCCAGTACATGGAGGCCGGCCTGCTGACCATGATGGACATCACCACCGATGGCCTGGGCTTCATGCTCACCTTTGGCGACATCGCCTGGGTCCCCTTCCTCTACTCCACCCAGACCCGCTACCTCTCTGTCTTCCCCGTCCAGCTAGGCtgggccggcgtcgccggcgtctccGCCGTCTTTGCGACCGGCCTCTACATCTTCCGCGCCTCCAACAACCAGAAGAAGGTCTTCCGGACGCAGCCCGACCACCCAAGCGTCAGGGACATGCCCTTCATCCAGACGAAGCGCGGCACGCGCCTGCTCACCGGCGGCTGGTGGGGCGTGTCGCGCCACATCAACTACTTTGGCGACTGGCTCCAGGCCTCGCCCTTCAGCCTGCCGACGGGCATCGCCGGCTACCAGATCCTGACtgccggcagcgccgtctcCGGCGCCGTCACGATGCTCGACGGCCGGGAGGTCGTCCAGGGCGCCGCGCGCGGCTGGGGCATGATCTTCACGTACTTCTACGTCGTCTACTTCGCCACCCTGCTCATCCACCGCGAAGGCCGGGACGACGCCGCCTGTGCGGAGAAGTATGGCGAGGACTGGGTCAAGTACAAGAAGGTCGTCAGGTGGAGGATCCTGCCCGGGATCTACTAG
- a CDS encoding Putative aldo-keto reductase, NADP-dependent oxidoreductase domain-containing protein: protein MAATTSLDSAARPPISSVLPPLFLGTATFNTQHVKDPLQMPYREIVSRALELGVNGFDTSPYYGPSEVLLGDALAAHAAATNAPRDSYVLVTKAGRIAGNEFDYSPAYVRHSVLRSLKRLNTTYLDLVYMHDVEFVSPAEVLAAVRTLRRLRDEGHIRYVGISGFPVHVLCGLAEMVLAETGEPLDAVLSYGHFTIQNPTLGLPEVVAGPDHNDDRSPLRRFRNAGVQVVLNASMLGMGLLTSTGIPPSCGPEGAAEQGKAGVIASWHPSPDELRAACRQLSTIATAAGERLETVALHWSMEEYARVGALAGLGVQLPGQSGLRVGGSVMGVTNTAELEQTVLAWRHVLQGLAAGGGDAGGGPGRTPSTARYEKLKALVEQEMWPALGVWKGYSWASPDDGFENERAAEDMGLVPEEDELMNLVTRIPSNL, encoded by the coding sequence ATGGCCGCCACAACAAGCCTCGACTCGGCCGCCCGGCCGCCCATCTCCTCCGTTCTCCCGCCTCTGTTCTTGGGGACGGCCACGTTCAACACCCAGCACGTCAAAGACCCCCTTCAGATGCCCTACCGCGAGATCGTCTCGAGggccctcgagctcggcgtcaaCGGCTTCGACACCTCGCCGTACTACGGCCCCTCcgaggtcctcctcggcgacgcgctggccgcccacgccgccgccacaaACGCCCCCAGAGACTCCTACGTCCTCGtgaccaaggccggccgCATCGCCGGCAACGAGTTCGACTACTCGCCCGCCTACGTCCGCCACTCCGTCCTCCGCTCCCTCAAGCGCCTCAACACCACCtacctcgacctcgtctaCATGCACGACGTCGAGTTCGTCTCCCCCGCGGAagtcctcgccgccgtccgcacCCTGCGCCGGCTGCGCGACGAGGGCCACATCCGCTACGTCGGCATCAGCGGTTTCCCCGTCCACGTCCTctgcggcctcgccgagatggtcctcgccgagacgggcgagccgctcgacgccgtcctgaGCTACGGCCACTTCACCATCCAGAACCCGACCCTCGGCCTGcccgaggtcgtcgccgggccCGACCACAACGACGACCGGAGCCCGCTGCGGAGATTCCGCAACGCCGGCGTCCAGGTCGTCCTGAACGCCAGCATGCTCGGCATGGGCCTGCTCACGTCGACCGGCATCCCGCCGAGCTGTGGccccgagggcgccgccgagcagggcAAGGCCGGCGTCATCGCATCGTGGCACCCGTCGCCTGACGAGCTGCGCGCCGCCTGCAGGCAGCTCTCGACGATCGCGAccgcggccggcgagcgCCTCGAGACCGTCGCCCTCCACTGGTCCATGGAGGAGTACGCCCGCGTCGGCgcgctcgccggcctcggcgtccagcTGCCGGGCCAGAGCGGCCTGCgagtcggcggcagcgtcaTGGGCGTGACCAACACCGCTGAGCTGGAGCAGACGGTGCTGGCGTGGCGCCATGTGCTCCAGGGGCtcgccgcgggcggcggcgacgccggtggcggccccggccggaccccctcgaccgcgaggtacgagaagctcaaggccctcgTGGAGCAGGAGATGTGGCCGGCGCTGGGCGTCTGGAAGGGCTACAGCTGGGCCAGCCCCGACGACGGTTTCGAGAATGAGAGGGCCGCGGAGGACATGGGCTTGGTGCCTGAGGAGGATGAGCTGATGAACTTGGTGACCAGGATCCCGAGCAACTTGTGA